One genomic region from Ammospiza nelsoni isolate bAmmNel1 chromosome 13, bAmmNel1.pri, whole genome shotgun sequence encodes:
- the TRAPPC2L gene encoding trafficking protein particle complex subunit 2-like protein isoform X3, which yields MAVCIAVIAKENYPLYIRSVPTENELKFHYTVHTSLDVVDEKISAMGKALVDQRELYLGLLYPTEDYKVYGYVTNSKVKFVMVVDSSNTALRDNEIRSMFRKLHNSYTDIMCNPFYNPGDRIHSRAFDTMVNSMMMQVC from the exons ATGGCGGTGTGCATCGCCGTGATCGCCAAGGAG AATTACCCCCTGTACATCCGGAGTGTCCCCACGGAGAACGAGCTCAAGTTCCACTACACCGTGCACACCTCCCTGGACGTGGTGGATGAGAAGATCTCAGCCATGGGCAAAGCCCTGGTGGACCAGAGGGAGCTCTACCTGGGGCTCCTCTACCCCACTGAAGACTACAAGGT CTATGGCTACGTGACCAACTCCAAGGTGAAGTTTGTCATGGTGGTGGATTCCTCCAacacagccctgagggacaACGAGATCCGCAGT ATGTTCCGCAAGCTGCACAATTCCTACACAGACATCATGTGTAACCCCTTCTACAACCCTGGGGACAGGATCCATTCCAG GGCTTTTGATACCATGGTGAACTCCATGATGATGCAGGTgtgctga
- the TRAPPC2L gene encoding trafficking protein particle complex subunit 2-like protein isoform X1, which yields MAVCIAVIAKENYPLYIRSVPTENELKFHYTVHTSLDVVDEKISAMGKALVDQRELYLGLLYPTEDYKVYGYVTNSKVKFVMVVDSSNTALRDNEIRSMFRKLHNSYTDIMCNPFYNPGDRIHSRSASQGSRSTPQQGRQRAQLAPLTPQHSSAPAEGQGTLPALSAPTWNTNPTDNLPCFEGTGNTTQPTASRGLLGS from the exons ATGGCGGTGTGCATCGCCGTGATCGCCAAGGAG AATTACCCCCTGTACATCCGGAGTGTCCCCACGGAGAACGAGCTCAAGTTCCACTACACCGTGCACACCTCCCTGGACGTGGTGGATGAGAAGATCTCAGCCATGGGCAAAGCCCTGGTGGACCAGAGGGAGCTCTACCTGGGGCTCCTCTACCCCACTGAAGACTACAAGGT CTATGGCTACGTGACCAACTCCAAGGTGAAGTTTGTCATGGTGGTGGATTCCTCCAacacagccctgagggacaACGAGATCCGCAGT ATGTTCCGCAAGCTGCACAATTCCTACACAGACATCATGTGTAACCCCTTCTACAACCCTGGGGACAGGATCCATTCCAG ATCAGCCTCTCAAGGCAGCAGATCCACACCCCAGCAAGGGAGGCAAAGGGCCCAGCTGGCCCCACTcaccccccagcacagctcagcccctgctgagGGTCAGGGGACCCTCCCAGCTCTGAGTGCCCCCACCTGGAACACAAATCCAACAGACAACCTGCCCTGTTTTGAAGGAACAGGCAACACCACACAACCCACAGCTTCCAGGGGGCTTTTGGGAAGCTGA
- the TRAPPC2L gene encoding trafficking protein particle complex subunit 2-like protein isoform X2, whose translation MGKALVDQRELYLGLLYPTEDYKVYGYVTNSKVKFVMVVDSSNTALRDNEIRSMFRKLHNSYTDIMCNPFYNPGDRIHSRSASQGSRSTPQQGRQRAQLAPLTPQHSSAPAEGQGTLPALSAPTWNTNPTDNLPCFEGTGNTTQPTASRGLLGS comes from the exons ATGGGCAAAGCCCTGGTGGACCAGAGGGAGCTCTACCTGGGGCTCCTCTACCCCACTGAAGACTACAAGGT CTATGGCTACGTGACCAACTCCAAGGTGAAGTTTGTCATGGTGGTGGATTCCTCCAacacagccctgagggacaACGAGATCCGCAGT ATGTTCCGCAAGCTGCACAATTCCTACACAGACATCATGTGTAACCCCTTCTACAACCCTGGGGACAGGATCCATTCCAG ATCAGCCTCTCAAGGCAGCAGATCCACACCCCAGCAAGGGAGGCAAAGGGCCCAGCTGGCCCCACTcaccccccagcacagctcagcccctgctgagGGTCAGGGGACCCTCCCAGCTCTGAGTGCCCCCACCTGGAACACAAATCCAACAGACAACCTGCCCTGTTTTGAAGGAACAGGCAACACCACACAACCCACAGCTTCCAGGGGGCTTTTGGGAAGCTGA
- the PABPN1L gene encoding embryonic polyadenylate-binding protein 2, which yields MFGGRASPLFLDTSEIWWQDPPSLQAEAAPWDVAEVAAVCKAADEGSDPSPQEGNSAEEEQDVQDPELEAIKAKLREIEKEDERLKELQLEADNHLFMSSEAALFPLTTKEKMEADQRSIYVGNVDYGGTAEELESHFNSCGQINRVTILCDKFSGHPKGYAYIEFEEQSSVKAAVELDESVFRGRVIKVLPKRTNMPGISSTDRGGYRGCFHARGGLGRWGGPYGQQPRVRGRTYRGRARLLPWYFPY from the exons ATGTTCGGGGGCCGGGCCAG TCCTCTCTTCCTGGACACTTCGGAGATCTGGTGGCAGGACCCGCCGTCCCTGCAAGCGGAGGCGGCGCCCTGGGACgtggcagaggtggcagccGTGTGCAAGGCAGCGGATGAGGGCTCAGACCCCAGCCCCCAGGAGGGGAACAGCGcggaggaggagcaggatgtTCAGGACCCG gagctggaggccatCAAAGCCAAACTGCGGGAAATAGAGAAGGAGGATgagaggctgaaggagctgcagctggaagctGACAATCACCTGTTCATGAGCTCAGAAGCAG CTCTCTTCCCACTGACTACCAAGGAGAAGATGGAGGCTGACCAGCGTTCCATCTACGTGGGCAAT GTGGATTACGGGGGCACAGCAGAAGAGCTGGAGTCTCACTTCAACAGCTGTGGGCAGATCAACCGCGTCACCATCCTGTGTGACAAGTTCTCGGGCCACCCCAAAGG CTATGCCTACATCGAGTTCGAGGAGCAGAGCTCCGTCAAGGCTGCGGTGGAGCTGGACGAGAGCGTCTTCAGGGGCCGTGTCATCAAG gtgctgcccaAGAGGACCAACATGCCCGGCATCAGCAGCACGGACCGCGGTGGATACCGGGGCTGCTTCCACGCCCGGGGTGGCCTGGGCCGCTGGGGGGGCCCCTATGGGCAGCAGCCCCGGGTCAGGGGGAGAACCTACAG GGGTCGGGCAAGGCTGCTGCCTTGGTATTTTCCATACTAG
- the CBFA2T3 gene encoding protein CBFA2T3 isoform X2 has product MPDSPADVKTQARSSPPSMPPPAAQGASRHPSFTPSTMMNGSSHSPTAINGAPSTPNGFSNGPATSSSASLSTHQLPPACGARQLSKLKRFLTTLQQFGNDISPEIGERVRTLVLGLVNSTLTIEEFHAKLQEATNFPLRPFVIPFLKANLPLLQRELLHCARMAKQTPAQYLAQHEQLLLDANASSPIDSSELLLEVGESGKRRTPDRTKENGLDRDPLHPEHLSKRPCTMSPAQRYSPSNGLSHPPNGLGHPPAGPPLPQHYRLEDMAMAHHYRDSYRHPEPRERPRPAAVHGTRQEEVIDHRLTDREWAEEWKHLNNLLNCIMDMVEKTRRSLTVLRRCQEADREELNHWIRRYSDAEDMKKGSPPSARPHNSSSAAAEAPQLDAHRDFAPRPLSGYMPEEIWRKAEEAVNEVKRQAMSELQKAVSDAERKAHELITTERAKMERALAEAKRQASEDALTVINQQEDSSESCWNCGRKASETCSGCNTARYCGSFCQHKDWEKHHHVCGQTLQGLPGPAAPGPGQPDAVPAVASSPSEAGSVAASRAGTPATPAPLDSASR; this is encoded by the exons tgatGAACGGGAGCAGCCACTCGCCAACTGCCATCAATGGGGCTCCGTCCACCCCCAACGGGTTCAGCAACGGGCCGGCCACCTCCTCCAGCGCCTCCCTGTCCACccaccagctccctccagcctgtGGTGCCCGCCAGCTCTCCAAGCTGAAGCGCTTCCTCACCAccctgcagcagtttgggaacGACATCTCCCCCGAGATCGGGGAGCGGGTGCGCACCCTCGTCCTGGGGCTCGTG AACTCCACCCTCACCATCGAGGAGTTCCACGCCAAACTCCAAGAGGCCACCAACTTCCCTCTGCGACCCTTCGTCATCCCCTTCCTCAAG GCCaacctgcctctgctgcagcgGGAGCTGCTGCACTGCGCCCGCATGGCCAAGCAGACCCCGGCCCAGTACCTGGCCCAGCacgagcagctgctgctggacgcCAACGCCTCCTCTCCCATCGActcctctgagctgctcctggaggtgGGCGAGAGCGGCAAGAGGAGGACGCCAGACAg GACCAAAGAGAACGGTTTGGACCGAGACCCCCTGCACCCCGAGCACCTCAGCAAGCGGCCGTGCACCATGAGCCCAGCGCAGCGCTACAGCCCCAGCAACGGGCTGAGCCACCCCCCAAACGGGCTGGGGCACCCCCCTGCCGGcccccccctgccccagcactaCCGCCTGGAGGACATGGCCATGGCACACCACTACCGGGACAGCTACCGGCACCCCGAGCCCCGCGAGCGCCCGCGGCCCGCCG CCGTGCACGGGACGCGGCAGGAGGAGGTGATCGACCACCGGCTCACGGACCGGGAGTGGGCCGAGGAGTGGAAGCACCTCAACAAC ctgctgaaCTGCATCATGGACATGGTGGAGAAGACGCGGCGCTCGCTGACGGTGCTGCGGCGGTGCCAGGAGGCCGATCGCGAGGAGCTCAACCACTGGATCCGGCGCTACAGCGACGCCGAGGACATGAAGAAAGGCAGCCCCCCCTCGGCACGCCCCCACAACTCCTCCTCGGCCGCCGCCGAGGCTCCCCAGTTAG ACGCTCACCGGGACTTCGCGCCGCGGCCGCTCTCCGGGTACATGCCCGAGGAGATCTGGAGGAAGGCTG aagaAGCCGTGAACGAGGTGAAGCGCCAGGCCATGTCCGAGCTGCAGAAGGCCGTGTCGGACGCCGAGCGCAAGGCCCACGAGCTGATCACCACCGAGCGCGCCAAGATGGAGCGGGCCCTGGCCGAGGCCAAGCGCCAGGCGTCCGAGGATGCCCTCACCGTCATCAATCAGCAGGAGGACTCGAGCGAG agctgctggaactgcGGGCGGAAGGCGAGCGAGACGTGCAGCGGCTGCAACACGGCGCGCTACTGCGGCTCCTTCTGCCAGCACAAGGATTGGGAGAAGCACCACCACGTCTGCGGGCAGACTCTGCAGGGGCTgccgggccccgccgcgcccgggCCGGGCCAGCCCGACGCGGTGCCCGCCgtggccagcagccccagcgAGGCGGGCTCGGTGGCCGCGTCCCGCGCCGGCACCCCGGCCACGCCGGCGCCACTGGACAGCGCGTCCCGCTGA